GTGTGTATAATTATATTATATGAATGAACATATCCAATTACTTCGTGAAGTCAACAGCATCAGCATTCAGCAGACGCCCATCAGGATAGATGATTAATTATTTTTGGTTAAATTCATAGTATTTGACTATTAATACGTGGATTCACTTTTAGTAAACTTGTAAAAATAAGCAAAATCCCCTGTCACTTGTTGTATTTATTATAGTCAGTCACCGTGTTTTAGCTAATAACTATATCTATTTTTATCTAcagaaaattttatgttttttatacTTGCGCCATCAAAGTTGTTTTTGGtttctttatatatttttttcaatctATGCTTAGGGTGTAATCGAGCCTAGTCAATCGCATCGCCAAGCTCTCGAGCTCGATGACACTTTCGAGCACGGCTAAACTTGACTGGATTAACTACTAAGAAAATAAAACTACATTAAAAATTACAATAGAAATGTGATTAAGCTCGTGAGCTTGATTTGACTCAGCtctataatatataaatatgaataaaaaaaGGTAAATGTGTAAATATAACAATGTTCGATTAAGCTCACGAGTAAAGTATTTCAATGCTcaagcccaacttgataatgcACTCGAGTATCTCAAGCTCGACTTGACTTGAGCCAAGTCGGTCTCAAGTATCTCATGAGTTGGTTCGACTCAGTTGGtgcaataaaacaaaacaaagtgGATTTTATACAGAAATATGTAACCAAGATTCATTTTAGGACCAAAAGAAGCAAGCAATGACTATGTTTCACACCCGCAGCTTGGTTTGGATAAATTGGGAAAATGTTAAATATTGTTGTATAAGTTGgtaaacaaaataaaacaacAGTATTTTGTTGCATGGATTGGTAACAAAAAAAAGGTGAAACGTTGCTGCTACGCATTGCAATGTATTTATGGAATCAAACATATTTTGGTCAACGTGGGTGGTTCCATATTTCATCTAAAATATCCGTTTCCGTTGTTGCATAAAATAGGAAAAACTGTTGAATTTTTGCATAAAGGCATGCATATTTAAGCAGATTTTAACATAGATATTGGAATGGCACCAAGTAGTACTTGTTGCACGATTATAAAATTGTGAGCATCTTGTTTTTGACATACTCCTTGGCTTGCGTAAACGAGCATCCTTATGTTCAACTTTGGGCAAATACTTTTATGACAAATCCTATATTAGTTTCTTGAGTTGGTCCAAATTTATTTAGACAGAACATGAAatgatatataatataatatacgaGAGACAGCGGCCATGATTGTTGATTGGTCATTGGAATTAGGAAGCAAGCAAAGAAGCAAAGGAGTAGTAGTTATTGGGTTAAAAAACAGGAGATTTGAGGAGACATATTTACTGTGTCATCATCTAGTAGTAGGGTTTAGAGATTAGCAGCGATATAAGTAAGTGTGATCTAAAAACGTAAAAAGTTATTTATATGAGATGACATCTCATTCCGAAAAGAGCAGGCAGCTAATATAATAATATTGTTTCCCCTGGAACTGGAAGGAGCATTAAAGAGGAGGTAGTGGTAGGTACTGGTCACAACCGGTGGCCCCATATCTAGTGAAATTTGAAACAAGACCATTCAACATTTTACCAACCGCTGCCTTGAACGACTTTGATCCTCCTTCGCCTATCAaaccacccccacccccacccaccGGAACACCTTCCATATACCCTCTGCATGCCGACAAGATGGCATGTGCACGCGTACGGAAATGACCCGCAACAAGCTCCTCAAAGTGCTGCAAAAATATCAAAATACTTAACTTATTACATTCATAGAAATACCAATACCTACCATCAACCAACTAACAAATCGTAGGTACATAATATATGTGCATATCAGAGAATAGAATACCTTTGGGGGTCTCCTGAGTGTATACATCATTGTTTTCAATGATAAAATGAAGATTTCTTCATTATAGGTCCTGGATTTCTTCTCTCCTTCAGCTCCGGTATACATGTTATCATACCCAGGCTCATTGAAAAACGGGTTTGCATTCAGAATGAGTGCTTGTATAGACACCAACACCTGCAGCATCGTTGACTTTTTTGGCATCCACTTCTCGTTCCCTTTCCCAGTCCACGTGTTCAAAAGGCTCAGACACACTTTCCCACAATCATACAGGTTTGGATTCAGCCGCAGCCCACCAGAGTAGTAATAAACCATCTGTCAAACTCAAAACCATTACTTACTTAGGGGAGGGGTATTTTCGTCTTTTTATTTGCACCGGACAACAAATGTACCTACCGGGGGTATGTCTGGATAGTTGGGAGGAAAATGAACATCAAAGACAAAGAGACCATCATGGTAGGGTGTGCCTGCGGGTCCTATCATCACAGCCCTTAAAAGGTCCATCCTTGTTTCATATGCCCGAACAAATATACTatctatatttaaaaaaaaaaaaaacaatctatACATTATTTACTTATAACCAATGACCTTTTATACATATAATAAAACATCACTATTTACAACTATAATAAAACCACAACATTGACTCACCAGGTAAGTCTTTCTCTAGTATTTTCCATTCGTCCTGGATTTTCTTTGTCCAACTCTTGGGAGGCTACCACAAGGATCAACatcatttcaaaaaaaataaaaataattaatccaAGTGAAGTGACAAACAATTCAACATGATAGAAAGATGTGTATTCTGAAACTTGCTACCAGCCTTTCAATTTTAAAAATACAGAAAAGTATGATAACTTAGAAATTGTAcattttaactttttatttttaaacaataGTAACACTTTATTATTTCCATTTCCATTATTATTAAAGTGTAAAGGATAAATGTAAAATTACACAACTTGGGTAATAAATTGCAATTGAATTGATGGAGATTGATTACCTGTTGCCCTTGAAAGCCAGCAGAGTTGAAGTGATGATCAGAATAATCATTAACAATGTCGAACAAtttaaattcttcaaactttttcatgGATTCCACTTCCACCACCTCTTCCTTCTTCTCCACAGATCCTGAAACAGCTTCTTGAACAACAGTTGAACTGCTACTAGCAACATCCTTACCTTTGCTGATGCTAATTTCTTGTATTTTTTGAGGATCCATGGCGCCTGTATAGCTCGCGCCACCTGTCACACTTGTGCTAGGGACAGGATCCTTCAACCAGGAGAAAGATGCTTCCACGCCAGGTGGCAAATCAACATTATCAAATTGAGCTTGCATGCTCAAATAatgatcttcttcttcctcttctatgttttcaaacatataatccccatcatcatcataatcaaaggcatcatcttcttcttcttcttcttcttcatcaaccaTGTCATCTCCCTCATTGTCATCATCATGGTATGATGTATCTGAATTGATGTTTCCTGAGCTTAGTGATACAGATGATCCACCTTCACTAGTAGGATTCAAGACTTCCTGTTAAAGAATAACAAAGTTTTATCCAGAATTTCCGAAATAACACATTTGAAACCCTTTTTTGTATATTACAGCATCATACTTTCACATCTTTCTGTTTATATTGTATTTTCTATTTTGTTTCTTGTTTCATGTTATTTGTTAAGGTgttgtattttgaaaaatctacccataTTAATGAAAACTGCTTTGTATACTTTGATGACATTGCTAGAATTGGTTAGATTCTCAAAGTATAGTGTTGTAATAGGAATAAATGGATGTAGGATGTTATTGTAAGCAAAATTAATGAAATAAAGTGGTGTACTTCAATTTATCTTAGTTTGAACAAAAGAATATCACTGTGATGATCAATAAAAGTATCAAATCCTTATGGTTACACTACAATTTACTCACAAAAGTAAACTGCAAAGAAACTGTAATAATAATTAGATATAGGCTTATACTGAACAGATAGTGATGTATTACTTCCAACCTCTATGATCTATGATGTTTAAAAGCTTAAAACATTCATCGCCAATCTCTATGTTTCTTTATCATCTTACCTTGCTCACTACATAAAGCCCCAATGTATTACTACCAAAAGTTTCACCTTGTTCACATAATGCAATAGTAGTGCTCAACAACTAAATGCCAAAGAAATAGGCTGATTTTCCCTAAGACTAATCTCTATAGAGTCAAAACAGATGTCTCATACCTGTATTAAAAGGTATGATTTGACATTATACCCAAAGAAACCACGATCTTTTCTCTCTCTTTAATGGGTCTTCATTGTAGCAATTCAAAATAGAAAAGGGGAATAACGAACCAAAAGCAAATCAAAATAGATCAAAATCTCAAAACTTTTTTCACAGATCCTAGTTACAGTTGGAAACAGATTCTATTCTCACATGAACATATttgcataaaatttaaattaaaaaataataattgtccCCTCATGTTCATGATCCACCCCACACACACAAAATAGAAAGAAACCTAAGCCAACGATTAGCTTGTAAGCGAGatgaatacaaaaaaaattaaGGCAAACAAGATAAAATTCAACAAATCATGCAGATGAAACATGATCATCGAAGGGGAAAACTTAGCCACGAACAATTGGTGcatgaataaaaaatataatagaaACTAAAATTTAATTTAACGGAAACAATACCTCATCATGTTTAACTTTCTTCAGAATAGAAACATCAGAATCCAAACCCTCGATTGCAACTTCCATCTCCGCACTTAGTGATCAAATCgaatcaaaaccctagaatatGTAAATACcaaaaccaaacaaaacaaaaaacaggCCAATTTTACGCAAAATTGAATTAGATCATATCAAACTCCAATTCATGAGAGAAAGACAGAGAGAAAAACAGGGCAAAAGGATCAGAGACTTGTAGTTGGAGAGAGAAAGTagaagtgaagtgtgtgtgtgcgCGCTCGATGGTTCTTCTATTCGCGCGTTCAAGGGGAAGACCGCTAACTTACGCAGGAAGTGAAAGGATGGTGAAATTGTTAAGTAATTACTCAACTCTGTATGCTCGGTTACCAACTTACcataaattaaaaaaagataACGACGTGTCGCTCACCCAGTTACGGAACACATAAAATAAGCGATATATGTTCGGAATATTTTACATAAAAATCGAATAGgtagttataatttttttttttgatatatcATTTAAGTTTATTCAAATAAATATTTGAATACGATGACAAACAATTTATCAATGGTATTGCTATACGTAATAATAAGTATCCAACAATTCTAATTGCATCTCTCCTAAATCTATAATTAGAAGTAGGGAATATGACTtgttaaggtaattaacttttcggaaTGTTCATatctgggtaactattttttttttgtacacatctaggtaacaaacttgttggaagtgttcacatataaccattatgacctgctatagcaggttaaatcctagatgtgaacgctttcaacaagttcgttacctagatgtgtataaaaaaaatagttacccaaatatgaacaaaacgaaaagtaaaaattaaattaaacgaatggtccctgtggtttgggagaatttgtgtgtttggtccctaacttttttctttttaacttggatggtccatattgtttatttttgttgcgcgtttggtcacTGTCTTtcttaaaaagactattatgcccttattaatttaattattaattaattttcttatttatgtatttattttttacatatttaaaaaaattaatagaccccacatatttgtatctctCCTCGGATGaaccctactgtttattttttaattaatttatttttttaactcggatggttCGTACTGTATATTTTGTTACggttttggtccctgtcttacctagaaagactatttttcccttattaatttattttttaattaattttcttatttatgtatttattttttaaatatttaaaaaaattaatatacccCACATATGTGTATTTCCTCACCGTAAACTTGAAACCAGATTTGAGAACTTTAAATTGAGTCTTACCGGTCACCATCCCATCTCTCATCGTTCCCAACTTCtatttcttttccatctttagtAATATCGACGTCTTCACCATCCTTCGTTTTTTGGTACTTCAACTCTGGCAAAGCAGCACCATAACCTACTGTTTCTTCATCTTTAGTAGGTTGTGGTGTTGATTCGACGGAGTTAAATGACCGAAAAAAGAAGGGATGATGAAGACGTCAATAtcactaaagatggaaaataaataaatgttgagAAGGAAGAGAGATGGGATGGTGAGGAGATAcagatatgtggggtctattaaaTTTACTTAAATATAGAAAGCATAAGTACATaaacaagaaaattaattaataagagcacaatagtctttttaggtaagacagagaccaagatcgtaacaaaattaaacagtagagaccatccgagttaaaaaaaaaataaattaattaaaaaataaacagtagggatcatccgaggagagatacaaatatgtggggtctattaaaattttaaatatgtaaaaaataaatacataaataagaaaattaattaaaaaataaattaataagggcacaatagtattTTTAAgaaagacagagaccaaacgtgCAACAAAAGTAAACAATAGAGACCATCCaagtttaaaaaaataagttagggacaaaaaaacacaaattctcccaaaccacagggaccattcgtgtaatttaatttttacttttccTTTTGTTCAtgtttgggtaactatttttttgtacacatctaggtaacgaacttgttgaaagcattcacatctaggatttaacctgctatagcaggtcataatggtcatatgtgaacacttccaacaagtttgttacctatatgtgtacaaaaaaaagatagttacctagatgtgaacataccgaaaagttaattaccttaataagtcatattCCCTTAGAAGTAAGCATATTAACCGTAAAACCGAATCATAACTAAATTAATTGATATAACTGAATCATTTTAACTGAACCATTACTAAAAGATATGGTACGGTTTTTAATTTTGATTAACCGAATACATATGGTTCGGTTATGGTTttcatctaaaattgaaccaCTATACATAAGGATAGTCTAAACGACAAAAATAACATATGGATAATCCGACCAAAAAATAACACAATGGTAGTCCAAAccaaaaaaataacataatgaTAGTCCGAATAAGAAATAACATATGAATAGTCCAAACAAAAAATAACACAACAATAGTCGGAAAAATAACATATGAATAGTCTGAACTATAGGGGAAGCATTTACAGATCAAAACATTCAACATTATGCTAAATGGGAAACCTTTTATAGTTCtcgattgtatgtttatgttccGCATAATACACATAATGCATCATACAATTATAATACTCAAACTGTCAGTATATTCgatgataaataaaaaataaactttgatttattaatattattcatattattgttatttataatatttttttagtaataacaataataaatcaaatatattaaataatattaaaaaaagaaaaaaacaataaaagactaaaTAGACTAAAGAAAAAAACAACTAAAAACAAAAAGTTAAAAGGGAGTGCAATTAGCAAGGATGCCTATGGAATTACTCTTTTTTTAAACATAAAGTGAAAATGTTAAATTGTTTTATCTATGTTTTTAAATAAGATTGTGATATTGATTTTAGAGATCCTACAAATCTTAACTATATTAAGATTATTATGAATCACTAATTAGAATCGTAAGATCTTATCTCGGTCTGATTATGTTTTTTAATCTTTATTCTAGTTAAGTATTTAGTAATTTAAACATTAGAACAATAGAAAGTTTATAATTTATGTCATAGCTTCATACATTCATCTCAAATTAGGTAGATGACCGTTTCACATAAATAAGTCTCTTTGTGAGTTATGCCTTTAGATGTATGGTCATAAtcatcttgtttttttttttttactaaatgTGTTTTCTTCCTGATTGTTGTGGTTTGCATCTACAATATCTATGTTTAAAATGTTAAAGTTGATTCTACTATCGATGCCTCGATTAACATCAAGCTATAACGGATATTGCAAAAATAGAACTTTACAAGCAAATTTAACGGCTAAATTATTTTAATAGAATCTTTTGATCTCGGTATGATCTTATGATCATGATCTTGTAATGGGAGAAAAGCATCTAGAAATACATGTGTGAGTGAGAGCGAAGTGTTGTCTTCAGGCAACGAAGTCGAGGACACTAAGAACGAAGCCATTAAAACCATAGCTTTGGGTATACCGTGAAGGTCCATTCGAGAAAGGAGACATACGGTCAAATATTTTCCATCACCAAACTACTTATTTGTTGATTGGAATGGGAGAACTAGAAACTTATCAAAGTCTTAAGGATATAAGATTCCATACATTGGAAGAAAGTAGGCAGGATAAGTTGTGCTCACTCGACAAGAACGAGAAATTGTCATTTGTTAAGTTACCAACAAAAAAACACTACAAAACAAGTGAGTATTTGGGTCAAAGAAGAAATTGATAGGAGCAAGATATATaaggccaacatggtggtgaaaggtTTCCAAAAGAAGGTGGGAGTTGAAAATGCTCAAACATAACAATTTTTTTCCTAACCGCATGACCCAACTTCTAGAGAAAACCACATAAACTGGAGACTCTCAGTATTATAACCACAAACCATCCTCGTCATTATACTTCCCGAAATCGAGAACCCACCAGGCTGTTCTCAGAAACCTTACCCTAAGACTGATGATCATCCGTTCGTCGAACCTACCCCTAATCCCTGACTAGGGACACCACCAAAACGTGCTAAAAAGATACTTAAAACATTCCAATCGTGAATTCCGCCCAAAAACTTTAAATATACTCATGACTTCCTGACAAGTCATCACCAACCCACTGTCCCACAGGCATAAGAATGGTCAATCCAAGAATTCGCACATTGCATCGAAATCCCTCATCAGCTTAGGTGTACCTCCATGACTCCACCTGACAAATCACTTGAGATTTTAGAACCAACTCCTCATACTGGAAACCAAACTCCTAATAGACAACCCACAAGAAGATGGGGTCAACCATAGCAACCATTCATTAAGCGACTTCTAGTGCACAAATAATATACCATTCTAAATAAATTTTCTTGACCACATGATCCAAACCAGCTGGCCAACGAGTCTCCCGACTCCCAAGAACAACGCATTGCATCTAACCATGCCAATAAGACTAACGATCTGAGACCTAAGAGTCTAAACCAAATGACTACCGGGTCTAAAGATACTCAACCATCAATCCATTGTCTTGTAGAAAACCCATTCACCATTCCTTTCGACGCTAACCAAACACAACCCAGACCATACTTTTTCACGTACAATTCCTTGCACATCATAGGGTGCTACCAGCACAAAGTCAGACGAAAAAATGGTCACAACCAACCAATTAATGGGATAGCCGGTTGTATTCTTGCTTCAACTCAAGGGCTACAAACCAATTAAGAACCGTACCAATGAATTCAGACGAAGTGTTCTCATGCTATCTTACTCACTTCATATACACCTCTTCATGACCATAATTGATGAGCTACCACAATATACATCCCCAAAGTAAAGCACATAACCATCTCTAGATCTACTGcattccttcttcctcacaacctTACCCAAAGGGTGAGGTACTAACAAATTTAACGAAATGACGAACCTCACTCGTTAACAGAAACATCCTCATGAACGATCGATACAAGATCCCACACCTAGATTGAAACCAAATAACTTCCACCAATTCGTAACTAGCTCGAGAAAACTCCTAAGGTGATCTAGAAATGCTGCCAAAACCTGAGCATGCTATGCACCAAAATTCCACACCACAATTGAGGGTAAACATACCCAGAAACCAAAGATAAT
The genomic region above belongs to Lactuca sativa cultivar Salinas chromosome 4, Lsat_Salinas_v11, whole genome shotgun sequence and contains:
- the LOC111899929 gene encoding putative ubiquitin-conjugating enzyme E2 38 — protein: MEVAIEGLDSDVSILKKVKHDEEVLNPTSEGGSSVSLSSGNINSDTSYHDDDNEGDDMVDEEEEEEEDDAFDYDDDGDYMFENIEEEEEDHYLSMQAQFDNVDLPPGVEASFSWLKDPVPSTSVTGGASYTGAMDPQKIQEISISKGKDVASSSSTVVQEAVSGSVEKKEEVVEVESMKKFEEFKLFDIVNDYSDHHFNSAGFQGQQPPKSWTKKIQDEWKILEKDLPDSIFVRAYETRMDLLRAVMIGPAGTPYHDGLFVFDVHFPPNYPDIPPMVYYYSGGLRLNPNLYDCGKVCLSLLNTWTGKGNEKWMPKKSTMLQVLVSIQALILNANPFFNEPGYDNMYTGAEGEKKSRTYNEEIFILSLKTMMYTLRRPPKHFEELVAGHFRTRAHAILSACRGYMEGVPVGGGGGGLIGEGGSKSFKAAVGKMLNGLVSNFTRYGATGCDQYLPLPPL